In one window of Phormidium ambiguum IAM M-71 DNA:
- the thrS gene encoding threonine--tRNA ligase, whose protein sequence is MVNQPSVISESPDSQEKPAKIHLPRTSESETLKKIRHTTSHVMAMAVQKLFPKAQVTIGPWIENGFYYDFDSPEPFTEKDLKAIKKEMIKIINRKLPVIREEVSREEAEQRIKAINEPYKLEILEGLQEPITIYHLGEQWWDLCAGPHVENTAELNPQAFEIESVAGAYWRGDATKAQLQRIYGTAWENPEQLEEYKRRKEEALRRDHRKLGKELGLFIFADDVGPGLPLWTPKGTVLRSTLEDFLKQEQIKRGYLPVVTPHIARVDLFKTSGHWQKYKEDMFPMMAEDEEAKAVEQGFVLKPMNCPFHIQIYKSELRSYRELPMRLAEFGTVYRYEQSGELGGLTRVRGFTVDDSHLFVTPEQLDGEFLNVVDLILSVFKSLQLKNFKARLSFRDPESDKYIGSDEVWETSQNAIRRAVETLGMNYFEGIGEAAFYGPKLDFIFQDALDREWQLGTVQVDYNLPERFELEYVAEDGSRKRPVMIHRAPFGSLERLIGILIEEYAGDFPLWLAPIQIRLLPVKDEFLPYIQNVAKEMQAVGIRAEADTSGERLGKLIRNAEKAKIPVMAIVGEKEIESNSLNIRTRASGELGAIPVTEVIERMKQAIENYSNF, encoded by the coding sequence ATGGTTAATCAGCCATCCGTTATCTCAGAATCACCCGATTCCCAGGAAAAGCCAGCAAAAATCCACTTACCACGTACCAGCGAATCAGAAACCTTAAAGAAAATCCGCCACACAACCTCTCATGTGATGGCGATGGCCGTGCAGAAACTATTTCCCAAAGCCCAAGTAACGATCGGCCCTTGGATTGAAAATGGATTTTACTACGATTTCGACAGCCCAGAACCATTTACCGAAAAAGACTTAAAAGCAATTAAAAAAGAGATGATCAAAATCATCAATCGCAAATTGCCAGTCATTCGGGAAGAAGTCAGCCGAGAAGAAGCAGAACAACGCATCAAAGCCATTAACGAACCTTACAAACTAGAAATCCTAGAAGGATTACAAGAACCGATTACCATTTATCATTTAGGTGAGCAATGGTGGGATCTCTGTGCAGGGCCTCACGTTGAGAACACCGCCGAATTAAATCCCCAAGCTTTTGAAATCGAAAGCGTTGCAGGCGCTTACTGGCGCGGCGATGCCACCAAAGCACAACTGCAAAGGATTTACGGTACCGCTTGGGAAAATCCCGAACAACTAGAAGAATACAAACGCCGCAAAGAAGAAGCACTGCGCCGAGATCACCGTAAATTAGGAAAAGAACTAGGACTATTTATCTTTGCCGACGACGTTGGCCCAGGATTACCTTTGTGGACTCCCAAAGGAACTGTTTTAAGAAGTACCTTAGAAGACTTCCTCAAACAAGAACAAATCAAACGCGGTTATTTACCAGTTGTCACCCCGCACATCGCCAGAGTTGATTTATTCAAAACTTCAGGACACTGGCAAAAATACAAAGAAGATATGTTCCCGATGATGGCGGAAGACGAAGAAGCAAAGGCAGTTGAACAAGGATTTGTTCTCAAGCCAATGAACTGTCCATTCCACATTCAAATTTACAAAAGTGAATTACGTTCCTATCGGGAATTGCCAATGCGTTTAGCAGAATTCGGCACCGTTTATCGTTACGAACAATCAGGAGAATTAGGCGGATTAACCAGAGTTCGCGGCTTTACCGTTGATGATTCTCACTTGTTTGTCACCCCCGAACAATTAGACGGAGAATTCTTGAATGTGGTGGATTTAATTCTTTCCGTATTCAAGAGTTTACAACTGAAAAACTTCAAAGCTAGACTAAGTTTCCGCGACCCTGAATCTGATAAATATATCGGTTCTGATGAAGTTTGGGAAACCTCACAAAATGCAATTCGCCGTGCAGTAGAAACCCTGGGAATGAATTACTTTGAAGGCATTGGTGAAGCCGCATTTTACGGGCCAAAATTAGACTTTATCTTCCAAGATGCTTTAGATAGAGAATGGCAATTAGGAACCGTACAAGTAGATTACAACTTACCAGAAAGATTTGAATTAGAATATGTTGCCGAAGACGGTTCTCGCAAACGTCCGGTAATGATTCACCGCGCACCTTTTGGATCTTTAGAGAGGTTAATAGGGATTTTGATTGAAGAGTATGCTGGTGATTTTCCCCTGTGGTTAGCACCAATTCAAATTCGCCTTTTACCAGTAAAAGATGAATTTTTACCTTATATTCAAAACGTGGCCAAAGAAATGCAAGCTGTAGGAATTCGTGCTGAAGCAGATACCAGTGGCGAACGTTTAGGAAAACTAATTCGCAATGCTGAAAAAGCCAAAATTCCCGTGATGGCCATTGTCGGAGAAAAAGAAATTGAATCTAACTCTTTAAATATCCGCACTCGCGCTTCTGGGGAATTAGGCGCAATTCCAGTTACAGAAGTAATAGAAAGGATGAAACAAGCAATAGAAAACTACAGCAACTTCTAA
- a CDS encoding cyanophycinase yields MNKRSWFVFVIVAIAVLIRVIPITLANSQETVKTVQSSPLPSPSLVIAGGNLRFDNAEVFQKIIELAGGKGAKIAVLPTASGNPIKSGNYSIEALKKYGAEPILIPVAVNNIDVDYQEAVQDYKFIKTIESCKGVFFTGGSQERITEALYSKTGEKTPLLDAIWKIYKKGGVIAGTSAGAAIMSDTMFREANNVLSVLKYGVSEGKEIDKGLGFIGNDIFIDQHFFIRGRFARSLVAMQKKGYTLGIGVDENTALVVKNNIAEVVGYKGALVMDLSNSTTNPSLKEFNLKNVKLTYLDRGDKFNLQTKEVIVHSLKLAGTKLEPNHPKYQPHFNYQKLYADILANSAIADLMFNLIDNQQKEVIGLAFTNIAEDEKPELGFEFKFKKGTDSLGYFTSAFGSEDYTVMNIYLDVTPIRMTDKLYEYISS; encoded by the coding sequence ATGAATAAGCGGTCATGGTTTGTATTTGTTATTGTGGCGATCGCAGTACTCATCAGAGTCATTCCTATTACTTTAGCAAATTCTCAAGAAACAGTAAAAACGGTGCAATCATCTCCCTTACCTTCGCCATCATTAGTAATTGCTGGCGGTAATCTCCGGTTTGATAATGCCGAAGTTTTCCAGAAAATCATTGAATTAGCTGGAGGCAAAGGTGCTAAAATTGCCGTCTTACCAACCGCTAGTGGCAATCCAATTAAAAGTGGTAACTATTCAATTGAAGCATTGAAAAAATACGGTGCTGAACCAATTCTTATCCCGGTTGCGGTAAACAATATAGATGTCGATTATCAAGAAGCTGTCCAAGATTATAAATTCATTAAAACAATAGAATCCTGTAAAGGAGTTTTCTTTACAGGCGGTTCTCAAGAAAGAATAACTGAGGCACTCTACAGCAAAACCGGAGAAAAAACTCCACTATTAGATGCTATTTGGAAAATCTATAAAAAAGGTGGGGTAATTGCTGGAACTAGTGCAGGTGCAGCCATCATGAGTGACACTATGTTTCGAGAAGCAAACAATGTTTTAAGCGTTTTGAAATATGGTGTATCCGAAGGAAAAGAAATAGATAAAGGATTAGGATTTATTGGTAATGATATTTTTATCGATCAACATTTCTTTATTCGGGGAAGATTTGCGCGTTCCTTAGTTGCCATGCAAAAGAAAGGATACACTTTAGGAATTGGCGTAGATGAAAATACCGCTTTAGTCGTGAAAAATAATATAGCAGAAGTAGTTGGATATAAAGGTGCTTTAGTCATGGATTTATCCAATTCCACTACTAATCCAAGTCTCAAAGAATTCAATTTGAAAAATGTTAAGTTAACCTATTTAGACAGAGGCGATAAATTTAATTTACAAACCAAAGAAGTAATTGTCCATTCCCTCAAATTAGCCGGAACTAAATTAGAACCCAATCATCCCAAATACCAACCGCATTTTAATTATCAGAAATTGTATGCTGATATTTTGGCAAATTCAGCCATAGCAGATTTAATGTTTAATTTGATTGACAACCAGCAAAAAGAAGTAATTGGCTTAGCATTTACTAATATTGCGGAAGATGAAAAACCAGAATTAGGTTTTGAATTCAAATTTAAAAAGGGAACAGATAGTTTGGGGTATTTTACCAGCGCGTTTGGCAGTGAAGATTACACAGTCATGAATATTTATTTGGACGTAACGCCGATTCGGATGACTGATAAATTGTATGAGTACATTTCAAGTTAA
- a CDS encoding lysophospholipid acyltransferase family protein, protein MMNPEINLSSWLYWSLFPIHRLFLSLYFSKIMIQGAENLPEFGPVVLAPKHYSRWDPLLISLLSREPLFFMTNANQFSGIQGWFIERLGAFPVDLNQPTISSMRNAIELLQNGKKLVLFPEGGIVRDRILRSLKPGLARLVLQAEAKLPQPTSIPIVPITLKYQPNANFLSDVFININPPIYSRDYRQANDKLTAIVLTEVLENSLIQGLTIG, encoded by the coding sequence ATGATGAACCCCGAAATTAATTTATCATCTTGGCTTTATTGGTCGCTTTTCCCAATTCATAGACTGTTTCTCAGTTTGTATTTTAGTAAAATTATGATTCAAGGAGCAGAGAATTTGCCAGAGTTTGGGCCTGTAGTACTCGCGCCGAAACACTACAGTCGTTGGGACCCATTATTAATTAGTTTACTCAGTCGAGAACCTTTGTTTTTCATGACTAATGCTAATCAATTTTCGGGGATTCAAGGCTGGTTTATTGAAAGGTTGGGAGCTTTTCCAGTTGATTTAAATCAGCCTACTATATCTAGTATGCGTAATGCCATTGAGTTGTTACAAAATGGGAAAAAATTGGTGTTATTTCCTGAAGGGGGGATTGTGCGCGATCGAATTTTGCGATCGCTCAAACCTGGATTAGCCAGACTAGTCTTACAAGCCGAAGCCAAGTTACCCCAACCTACCTCAATTCCCATTGTTCCCATTACCTTAAAATATCAACCAAATGCCAACTTTCTATCCGATGTATTTATCAATATCAACCCGCCAATTTATAGTCGAGATTATCGGCAAGCAAATGACAAACTGACAGCCATTGTGTTAACCGAAGTCTTAGAAAATTCTTTAATTCAAGGATTAACAATTGGATAA
- a CDS encoding ATP-binding protein, which yields MPLLIVLPQNQHQNLEQDFQIVNRTLRVLSACMQAVIQATDEMSLLQTLCQLITEEAAYRMAWVGYVCHDEAKTVQPVAWAGYEADYLQTVNITWADTERGQGPTGRVIRSGRPVSCQNMLEDPKFAPWRESAQQRGYQSSLVLPLLDGENVFGTLNIYSAEADTFNQRELELLTKLTDSLSFGILALRAKQKQQQAETALRLSEEKFSKAFYSSPIANCIITLGDGVILDVNHGFEWLFGYDREEVIGRTTRDIKLWHNLDDRPKMLQQLQLKGNLKNYEASLQTHKGEPILCQISAELFQVEQSICILAAIQDITERRETELTILQLNEELERRVEKRTIELTKATSQLQLLNQELQRSNQELEQFAYVASHDLQEPLRAVTGYTQLLMSEYGDRFDETAHSYAEFIIDGAKRMQHLIQDLLTYSRVGTRGKEFAPTDCNKVVQEAMQNLQVAIAQSNAEIIIEPLPTLQADRSQLVQLFQNLIGNAIKFCQQERPLIQIRATQRETDFLFQVKDNGIGIKPQYLERIFEVFKRLHTRREYPGTGIGLAICKKIVLRHGGQIWAESTPNLGTTFFFTMFHQSYE from the coding sequence TTGCCTTTACTAATTGTGTTACCTCAAAACCAACATCAGAATTTAGAACAAGATTTTCAGATCGTAAACAGAACATTGCGTGTCTTAAGTGCTTGTATGCAAGCGGTGATTCAAGCAACTGATGAAATGTCGCTGTTACAAACGCTGTGCCAACTGATTACAGAAGAAGCAGCTTATCGGATGGCATGGGTAGGATATGTGTGCCACGATGAAGCTAAGACAGTTCAACCTGTTGCTTGGGCAGGCTACGAAGCTGATTATTTGCAAACTGTGAATATTACTTGGGCAGATACAGAACGAGGGCAAGGGCCAACGGGGAGAGTAATTCGATCGGGCCGTCCCGTTTCCTGCCAAAATATGCTAGAAGACCCTAAATTTGCCCCTTGGCGTGAATCAGCACAGCAGCGAGGCTACCAATCCTCACTTGTTTTACCTTTATTGGATGGAGAAAATGTTTTTGGAACCTTGAATATTTACTCAGCTGAAGCTGATACATTTAATCAACGAGAATTGGAACTGCTTACCAAATTAACTGATAGCCTGAGTTTTGGCATTTTGGCATTGCGGGCAAAACAAAAACAACAACAAGCAGAAACGGCATTGCGTTTGTCAGAAGAGAAGTTTTCTAAAGCTTTTTATAGTAGTCCGATCGCCAACTGTATCATCACTTTGGGAGATGGTGTAATTTTAGATGTAAATCATGGATTTGAATGGTTGTTTGGCTACGATCGAGAAGAAGTAATTGGACGAACAACGCGGGATATAAAATTGTGGCATAACCTGGACGATCGACCAAAAATGCTTCAACAATTGCAATTAAAAGGTAATCTAAAAAACTACGAGGCAAGTTTACAAACACATAAAGGAGAACCAATTCTTTGCCAAATTTCTGCTGAACTATTCCAGGTAGAACAAAGTATTTGTATTCTCGCGGCTATTCAAGACATTACAGAACGCAGAGAAACAGAATTGACAATTTTACAGCTGAACGAAGAACTAGAACGGCGAGTCGAGAAGCGTACTATTGAACTCACCAAAGCAACATCACAATTACAACTATTAAATCAGGAGTTACAGCGATCGAATCAGGAATTGGAACAATTTGCCTACGTTGCTTCCCACGATTTACAGGAACCTTTGCGAGCAGTTACTGGCTATACTCAACTTTTGATGAGCGAATATGGCGATCGCTTTGATGAAACAGCCCACTCTTACGCAGAGTTTATCATCGATGGGGCAAAACGAATGCAACACTTGATTCAGGATTTACTAACTTACTCAAGAGTGGGAACAAGAGGTAAAGAGTTTGCCCCCACAGATTGTAATAAAGTTGTCCAAGAAGCCATGCAAAACTTGCAAGTTGCGATCGCACAAAGCAACGCCGAAATTATAATTGAGCCACTACCCACACTACAAGCCGATCGAAGCCAACTAGTACAGCTATTTCAAAATTTAATTGGCAATGCAATCAAGTTTTGTCAACAAGAGCGCCCCCTGATTCAAATTCGTGCAACTCAGCGAGAAACAGACTTTCTTTTTCAAGTAAAGGATAATGGAATTGGAATTAAACCTCAATATCTGGAGCGAATCTTTGAAGTATTCAAACGTCTTCACACCCGACGCGAATATCCCGGTACTGGCATTGGTTTAGCTATTTGCAAGAAAATAGTACTGCGGCATGGTGGACAAATTTGGGCAGAATCTACTCCCAACCTTGGCACCACATTCTTTTTTACCATGTTTCATCAATCTTATGAGTAG
- a CDS encoding response regulator, whose translation MSSSLSYRPIEILLVEDSPSDANLTIREFNKAKIANNLHWVENGEDAMEYLRCQGEYTNAPRPDLILLDLNLPGMDGREVLAEVKADEKLKRIPIVILTTSTDEEDVLRSYNLNANCYVTKPIDIHQFIHLIQLINEFWLAAVKLPGE comes from the coding sequence ATGAGTAGTAGCCTAAGTTATCGTCCGATTGAAATTTTGCTAGTCGAAGATTCTCCCAGCGATGCTAATTTAACAATTCGAGAATTTAATAAAGCCAAAATTGCCAATAATTTGCATTGGGTAGAAAATGGTGAAGATGCAATGGAGTATCTTCGCTGTCAAGGAGAATATACAAATGCTCCTCGTCCTGACTTAATTTTGCTCGATCTCAACTTACCTGGTATGGATGGGCGGGAAGTATTAGCAGAAGTGAAAGCAGATGAAAAATTAAAGCGCATTCCAATTGTAATTTTAACCACTTCAACCGATGAAGAAGATGTGTTACGCTCCTATAATTTGAATGCCAATTGCTATGTCACCAAGCCGATCGATATTCATCAATTTATCCATTTAATTCAATTAATTAATGAGTTTTGGTTGGCGGCAGTTAAATTACCAGGTGAATAG
- a CDS encoding hybrid sensor histidine kinase/response regulator encodes MSQEVLRVLLIEDSPTDAQLFHHVFSRAATGDWRLVHVDRLSEAIAACQTQTFDVVLMDLRLPDSEGLDTISQFNQAVPDVPIIILTVFDDEEFATQAMAKGAQDYLVKDQVTTQLLRRSIRYTLERSQILQQLRKSERTILEALDKERELNQLKSYFVSMISHEFRNPLSVLQGMGEMLINFDEKLTIKKKELYSQQLKTTIKHLCQLLDEIILLGKVDTGQFEIELNLLNLEVFCEELITSFEFSDNHQHPIILNYHVANKFIELDANLLKHILTNLISNAIKYSPSNDEIRVEVSEVNGMVSFCISDRGIGIPEAEQPRLFQTFSRCTNVGKIQGTGLGLAIVKRCVDLHQGEIHLESKVGVGTKVTVLLPIQK; translated from the coding sequence ATGAGCCAAGAAGTTTTACGAGTGTTGTTAATAGAAGATAGTCCAACTGACGCTCAATTGTTTCATCATGTATTTTCTCGAGCAGCAACAGGGGATTGGAGACTAGTTCATGTCGATCGTTTGAGTGAGGCGATCGCTGCTTGTCAAACGCAAACTTTTGACGTAGTACTCATGGATTTGCGCCTACCTGATTCGGAAGGATTAGATACAATATCTCAGTTCAATCAAGCGGTTCCTGATGTTCCCATTATTATTTTAACTGTGTTTGATGATGAAGAATTCGCTACTCAAGCAATGGCAAAAGGAGCGCAAGATTATTTAGTAAAAGATCAGGTAACAACCCAACTTCTCAGGCGAAGTATTCGCTATACACTGGAGCGATCGCAAATCCTCCAACAACTGAGAAAGAGTGAGCGCACAATTCTAGAAGCCCTAGATAAAGAACGAGAATTAAATCAACTCAAATCTTATTTTGTTTCCATGATTTCCCATGAATTTCGCAATCCTTTATCCGTGTTACAAGGCATGGGAGAAATGCTAATTAATTTTGATGAAAAACTTACAATAAAAAAGAAAGAACTTTATTCCCAACAATTGAAAACAACTATAAAACATTTGTGTCAGCTTTTAGATGAAATAATACTATTAGGGAAAGTAGATACAGGTCAATTTGAAATTGAATTAAACCTTTTAAATTTAGAAGTATTTTGTGAAGAATTAATTACGTCATTTGAATTTAGCGATAATCATCAACACCCAATAATTTTAAATTATCATGTAGCTAATAAATTCATAGAATTAGATGCAAACTTATTAAAGCATATTCTCACCAATTTGATTTCAAATGCAATCAAATACTCTCCCTCTAATGATGAAATTCGAGTCGAAGTTAGTGAAGTAAATGGGATGGTAAGTTTCTGTATTAGCGATCGCGGAATTGGGATTCCTGAAGCAGAACAACCTAGATTATTTCAAACTTTTAGTCGCTGCACCAATGTGGGAAAAATTCAAGGAACTGGATTGGGATTAGCGATCGTTAAACGATGCGTTGATTTGCATCAAGGAGAAATTCATCTAGAAAGCAAAGTTGGTGTTGGTACAAAAGTAACAGTACTTTTACCAATCCAGAAATAA
- a CDS encoding TRC40/GET3/ArsA family transport-energizing ATPase produces MRLILMTGKGGVGKTSVAAATGLRCAELGYRTLVLSTDPAHSLADSFDMELGHEPKPVRPNLWGAELDALVELEQNWGAVKRYITHVLQARGLEGVQAEELAILPGMDEIFGLVRMKRHYDEGEYDVLIIDSAPTGTALRLLSLPEVSGWYMRRFYKPLQGISVALRPLVEPIFRPIAGFSLPDKEVMDAPYEFYQQIEALEKILVDNTQTSVRLVTNPEKMVIKESLRAHAYLSLYNVATDLIVANRILPGEVQDPFFQKWKENQQQYRQEIHENFHPLPVKEVPLFSEEMCGLAALERLKDTLYKDEDPTQVYYQETTVKVVQDRNQYTLELYLPGIAKDQIQLSKTGDELNIRIGNHRRNLVLPQALATLQPSGAKMEEDYLKIKFANAA; encoded by the coding sequence ATGCGTTTAATTCTCATGACTGGAAAGGGAGGCGTGGGAAAAACCTCCGTCGCCGCTGCTACTGGACTGCGTTGTGCGGAACTCGGCTATCGCACGTTGGTTTTAAGTACCGACCCCGCGCACTCCTTAGCAGATAGCTTTGATATGGAATTGGGACATGAACCCAAGCCAGTTCGCCCAAATTTGTGGGGTGCAGAACTCGACGCTTTAGTAGAATTAGAACAAAACTGGGGTGCGGTGAAACGCTACATCACTCACGTTTTACAAGCGCGGGGTTTGGAGGGAGTGCAGGCGGAAGAATTGGCAATTTTGCCGGGGATGGATGAAATCTTCGGTTTGGTGAGAATGAAACGCCACTACGACGAGGGTGAGTACGACGTACTCATTATTGATTCTGCACCGACGGGAACTGCGCTACGGTTACTCAGCTTACCGGAAGTTAGCGGCTGGTATATGCGCCGTTTTTACAAGCCGTTGCAAGGAATTTCCGTTGCACTCAGACCTTTAGTTGAGCCAATCTTTAGACCGATCGCAGGCTTTTCTTTACCTGATAAAGAAGTAATGGACGCGCCCTACGAGTTTTATCAGCAAATCGAAGCACTGGAGAAAATCTTAGTTGATAATACACAAACTTCTGTGCGCTTAGTCACAAATCCTGAAAAAATGGTGATTAAGGAATCCTTACGTGCTCATGCTTACTTAAGTTTGTACAATGTGGCGACAGATTTAATTGTGGCGAATCGGATTCTTCCTGGGGAAGTGCAAGATCCATTCTTCCAAAAATGGAAGGAAAACCAGCAACAATATCGTCAGGAAATTCACGAAAATTTCCATCCTTTACCCGTGAAAGAAGTGCCGTTATTTTCGGAAGAAATGTGTGGTTTAGCAGCGTTGGAAAGGTTGAAAGATACGTTGTATAAAGATGAAGACCCAACCCAAGTTTATTATCAGGAAACTACGGTTAAAGTTGTGCAAGACCGCAATCAATATACTTTAGAATTGTATTTACCGGGAATTGCCAAAGACCAAATTCAATTAAGTAAAACTGGTGATGAATTGAATATCCGTATTGGTAATCATCGTCGCAATTTAGTGTTACCTCAAGCTTTAGCAACTTTGCAACCTTCGGGAGCGAAAATGGAAGAGGATTATCTGAAAATTAAGTTTGCGAATGCAGCTTAG
- a CDS encoding DUF2358 domain-containing protein, with protein sequence MDIIEILRQDYQKFPLDQTYSIYAEDVYFQDPMNQFRGIKRYQQMIGFIRTWFIHPQLDLHEISRQADLIETRWTLSWNTPLPWKPRISISGWSELKLNSDGLVVSHIDYWNCSRLDVLKQHLFVQNNR encoded by the coding sequence ATGGACATCATCGAAATTTTGCGCCAAGACTACCAAAAATTTCCTTTAGACCAAACTTACAGTATTTATGCCGAAGACGTTTACTTTCAAGATCCGATGAATCAATTTCGCGGGATTAAACGGTATCAACAAATGATAGGTTTCATCCGCACTTGGTTTATTCACCCGCAACTCGACTTACATGAGATTAGCCGTCAGGCAGATTTAATCGAAACTCGTTGGACGTTAAGCTGGAATACCCCATTACCTTGGAAACCTCGGATTAGCATTTCTGGGTGGAGTGAATTAAAGCTAAACTCCGATGGATTAGTAGTTTCTCATATCGATTATTGGAATTGTTCGCGGTTAGATGTCCTCAAACAGCACCTATTTGTGCAAAATAATCGATAA
- a CDS encoding adenosine deaminase: MALYAELHRHLGGSVVPRVLWRYFHRSDADLANRFPEYSEFEDFYTKPRNTLDEYLELHTLVEGVQTTQTLPYFIYRLIRGAYIFENLAYLELRYTPFLRTSDKLSQTERIDQMAEIVDIVGIASHVKEYPIVTSQILCMHSRLPYEVNKAIVDLAAQKRQYVCAIDLAGGDAHYADRLDEFIELYAYARSLGLKTTGHLYETKEGCYPELLPYLMRIGHGIQIPLQYPELLGELASAGTCLEVCPTTYLKTGNLEDIRQLKVVFDRCFAAGVDIAICTDNAGLHNVRLPFEYENLLTYDIIGFEELQACQDAAFRHAFAWPYEQRPALLLNGLFQTATPDVAEVDLPELELANQLEARN; this comes from the coding sequence GTGGCTCTATATGCAGAATTACACCGTCACTTAGGCGGATCGGTTGTACCCCGCGTTCTCTGGCGTTATTTTCACCGTAGCGATGCTGATTTAGCAAATCGGTTTCCTGAATATTCTGAGTTTGAGGATTTTTACACTAAACCGCGAAATACTTTAGATGAGTATTTGGAATTGCATACTCTTGTTGAAGGTGTGCAAACTACACAAACTTTACCTTACTTTATTTATCGCCTGATTCGTGGCGCTTATATTTTTGAAAATTTGGCTTATTTAGAGTTACGTTACACTCCTTTTTTGCGAACTTCTGACAAACTCAGTCAAACAGAAAGAATTGACCAAATGGCTGAAATTGTCGATATTGTGGGTATTGCTAGTCATGTGAAGGAGTATCCCATTGTTACGAGTCAAATTCTGTGTATGCACTCACGACTTCCTTATGAAGTGAATAAGGCGATCGTAGATTTAGCTGCACAGAAACGGCAATATGTTTGTGCGATCGATCTAGCTGGTGGTGATGCTCATTATGCCGATCGCTTAGATGAGTTTATCGAATTATACGCTTATGCGCGATCGCTCGGATTAAAAACTACTGGACACCTTTACGAAACTAAAGAAGGTTGCTATCCAGAACTTTTACCTTATTTAATGCGTATCGGACATGGAATTCAAATTCCCTTACAATATCCCGAACTTCTCGGTGAGTTAGCAAGTGCGGGTACTTGTTTGGAAGTTTGTCCCACTACTTACTTAAAAACTGGCAACTTAGAAGATATTCGGCAACTCAAAGTAGTTTTCGATCGCTGTTTCGCCGCAGGTGTAGATATCGCCATTTGCACCGATAACGCTGGTTTGCACAATGTCCGTTTACCTTTTGAATATGAAAACTTGCTAACCTACGACATCATTGGTTTTGAGGAATTGCAAGCTTGTCAAGATGCTGCTTTTCGTCATGCTTTTGCTTGGCCTTACGAACAGCGTCCCGCACTATTATTAAACGGACTGTTTCAAACCGCAACCCCTGATGTGGCAGAGGTTGATTTACCGGAACTAGAACTAGCTAATCAATTAGAAGCGAGAAACTAA
- the psb27 gene encoding photosystem II protein Psb27, whose amino-acid sequence MKRYLSRLFALVLVVTIGLVGCSTPSGLTGKYSQDTLNVVASLRNAIELPNDAPEKAAAQAEARKKINDFAALYWRDGSLKSLRSFTTMRTALNALGSHYASYPNRPVPEKLKKRLETEFNQIEMAINQGA is encoded by the coding sequence ATGAAGCGTTATTTGTCCCGTCTGTTTGCTCTGGTTTTAGTTGTCACCATTGGGTTAGTCGGTTGTTCGACTCCATCAGGTTTAACTGGTAAATATAGTCAAGATACCTTGAATGTGGTGGCTAGTTTGCGAAATGCGATCGAACTACCAAATGATGCACCAGAAAAAGCAGCAGCGCAAGCTGAAGCAAGGAAAAAAATCAATGATTTTGCAGCACTTTACTGGCGGGATGGTTCTTTGAAAAGTCTCCGCTCTTTTACAACAATGCGAACTGCATTAAACGCTTTGGGTTCACACTACGCATCTTATCCAAATCGTCCGGTTCCTGAAAAGCTGAAAAAGCGTCTAGAAACTGAATTTAACCAAATTGAAATGGCAATCAATCAAGGCGCATAA